The sequence GATCCCCATGTGCAGCACCTCCATGCCTACGGCAAACCCGACCGCGGTTCCGACGGTGACCGGGCGCCCTCTGTGGGCGTAATAGATCGCCCCGCCGAGAGCGCCGGCAAGGACCGTCGAGAGTGAGCAGGGAATGGCGGTGAACCCTCCAAGTCCCATCCTGAAGGCGCCGCCGATGAGCCCTGCGCCGATACCGACCACCGGTCCGCAGAAGACGCCTGCAACCATGGGGCCGAGGTCCCGCACATTGATCGGTGCGCCGAGCACCTCGACGCCGCTCAGGGTCCCGTATATCGATAGGATGCCGAAAAACAGGATCAGGTACACCCCGCCCCTGAACGAAAGCCGCCGTTCAAGCGCTTCGGTGAAGATCTCGGTCCTGGTGATGAAGTAGGCTGCGACGATGATGACGCAGATCATCTGCAGGAGAACGAGCAGATCCAGGATTTCAGCGTTCATCCGGTCAGTCTCTTTCTCTCAGTAGCCTCCTCGACACTTTCATAGACCGAAAATATCCTCAGGAATCCGGATATTTCGAAGACTTCCCGTACGAAGGGCGTCAGGGCGGCTATCGAGAGATCCCCACCCGATCTCTTGAGGTTCTTCTTTGCCGCAAGGAGCACACGAAGGCCGGAACTGCTGATATACTCAAGTCCTCCCATCTCGACGATGATCGCGCGCTCGCCGCCGTCGATGAGTCGGGAAAGCTCAGTGTCCAGGAGGCCGGCCGAAGAGGCATCAATCCTCCCTGTTACTGATATAACAGCACCTGATTCGCCCGTATGCGCAGATATGCCACAGGCATTCGCCATCAATATTTGCATGTCATTAAGACCATAAGTAGATTGTCTTTCTGCGCTTGAAGCGATGGGGCTTCCTTCTGAAAAAACGGCATTTCAGGGCGCCGGCATCTCCGGTGCTCGCCGGATCGGGCCGGGGGTCCTGCTCCCCGTGACGCCGGCTTCATGCTCCTGCACCAGTGCTCGTTGTCATCTTCAATGTAGAGATCTCCCGTCTCTCTTCGCGACCTTCGCGTACTTCTGCGTGAGACGTTGGTACTCTCTAGTACCCCTCACGCGAAGCCGCGAAGACCGCGAAGGGGCGTTGCAGGGGATTATACCGAACTTCGCGCACTCCCGCGTGGCTTTCCGCGTGAGACCGACGTTCTGCACCAGGACCCGCAAGATATGGTGAAATGGCCCACTAATCGTTCCCGGAGGGTTCACCCGCAGGGCACCGATCCCGAACGTGAGCGCGGTGAGCCTGCCGGCGGGGACGGCAACAGGACCTTTAAATATCAGGGGATGAAGAGGGTATTTCTAGCGGGACGTCAGGATCGGCGAGTACAATGGAGGACGCGCATCCTCCCCTGGTTGAATCCGTGGTCTCGGCGCTGTGATACCATGACGGTGAAGGTGATAAGTTTCTTCCAGGAGGGCTGCATGGGGTGCGAGGAGCAGGCCCCGGTCCTCCAGGAAGTCGAGAAGGACCTCGGGATCGAGATCGAGGTGATCGATGCCGTGAAGAACCCGCAGTATATCAAGGAGTATAAACTCCGGGTGACGCCGACAACCCTCGTTATCGAGGGTGATGAGGTCAGGGAGCGGATGGAGGGCTTCGTCCACCGTGAAGACCTCGAGGCTGCTATCCGGCGTCACCTGCCCGGATAACCCGGCGTTGCAGTTCTCTTTTTGTGGTATCCGGGGCTCTCCCGGGAGGGGCGGACGGTCTGCGGCCGCTAAACCTCTCTCCGCAGCGTAGTTCTCATAAGCCCCCGCCCGGCCTCCGGCCCCCGGGAGCGCCAAAAAACAGTGATGGACAAAAACCCCGGCTGGGAGGATCACCACCTGCGGGGGCGCCCCTCGAGGTAGCCGTAGATCCTCTTTATCCGGCGGGCCACTGTCTTCCAGCCTTCTTTGCGTATGACCGGGCCGTCGCGGAGTTTTATATGCGATATCCTGATCCGCCGCCCGCCGAAGGTATAGGTCTCCCCGACGACGAACTCGTCCTCCCCCTCAGCGGACTGGTAGAGCGGGATGGTCGTGCGCCCGGAGTGGACGGACGCCCTCACCACGACCTGCTCGATCCCCCGGGTCCAGAGGGTCGTCACCTCTGTGGCCTCCGCCCGGCGGACTCTCTTCTCCCCGGCCTCGATGCCGGTGACCTCGACCCCGATCGCCTCGTCCCCGCACTCTGCAACGATATGGTCCCCGAGGGTTACGACCTCATCTTCGAGCATCTCCACGCTGCAGACCTCCGATTCCGTCTCCCGGCTCACGATCGCCTTGACGGTGAGGATTCGGGGTTCAGGGGGCTTTGGCACCCTGTGCACCCGACCGCACTCGCTGCACTGCACAACCAGTTCGGCGGCCTCCCGGAGAACCTGGTGTTCGCACTCTTCCTTACACGCGGGGCAGACGATAGTAATCATTCAATAGCAATGGAATCCCTCTCCTAATTAAGCATGAAGGCGAGGGATACCGTGCGGGCACGGGGGCACCCGCTGGTCCAGGGCACCCACCCGACGACGTTTGAGGTAACGAGAGACGAGACACTGACGCTATCAGGCGACTGCATCATCGGCATCGCCGCTGACAAAGGTGCAGCCGACCTCGACCCCAACCTGAGGGCGCTGCTCTGCGACGACCGGGCGGTGCTCACGACCAGGCTTGTTGCCGGCGGCCAGACCGTTGTCGTCAGGTCGCAAGGATCTGCGGCGTTCACCCTGGACCACCCCGCCGACCTTGTCTGGCGGCGAAGCGACTTTGTCTCCGACCGGACTGTCGGCATCCGCTCCGATCATGTCGCGGCCGCGCTCCCCCGGGAGTTCATTGAGGCGCTCCGGCGGGGGGAGGAACTGGTGGTCGAGCTCGAGGCCGAGATCCCGGAGGGGACCTGACCCGCGTTCGGTAGGTCGCTCTCCCCACGTTCGGGGGAACCGCTTATCGGGTGATCCGCATCCCGTCCCGGATCTCTCCAGGCACCAGCAACCCAACGGCAAGGAGGAGCGCGACCGCGAAGACCAGGATCAGCCCTGTCGGGTCGCTCCGAGGAGATGCAGGACTGTAAAGACGCCTAAAACGAAGACGGTTATTATTGCCCCTGCTTCCTCATCCACCATGATGGAGAATGCACCATCCGGACAGAACCGGGGAAGGCCAGAGTCCAGACTCAGTACTCCGCTAAATTGTTTGAGACAGTCCTCAGGAGGTCAATCCATCGTCTTTCCTTCGCATTCTCACGCGTGCTTCCGCGTGAGTTTTTAGCACAGGGGGTGATCGAGCATCACGCGAAGGACCCGAAGCCGTGAAGTCCGGCGCCTGGATGCTGCGATCCCGTTTTACGTCGTCGCGCGAGGCTGCATTGCTCAATGTCGGATGCTAAAATTAGTGAAGTACTGAGACCATCCTCCACTTGTGGGCCCCGGCACGGTTCCTCCTCTGGCTATCGCCACGCACTGCCCCCGCCCCGGGTAGGGCGGGGGAGGAGCGCCGAATGGGCGGGCGGGGTGGGGGACGAAGGCCAGATGTGGTCTGTTAATTCAGAATCGTTGCGCTAGTCGCGGCCGAGCTCCGTGAGTTTCATCTCGGCCTCGCCGAGGAGGTCCTCGCACTGCTTCACAAGGAGGGCGCCGCGCTCGTACATGGCGATACTCTCTTCAAGGCTTCCATCCCCGTCTTCCAGTCTCCGGACAATCCCACGCAGCTCTTCCAGCATCTCTTCAAACGTCTTTGTCATGAGTTATATCCTCCACGACGGCCCTGCACCGACCGTCCTTCATCCGCAGCACCACATGCTCCCCCGGGCTGAGGTCGCCAGCACTCTTCACGATCCTCCCGCCCGACTCGGCGATGCAGTAGCCCCGCTTCAGGATGGCGAGCGGGTTCTTCCCGGCGAGGCTCGCCCTGACCTCGGCGAGCGCGGAGCGCTCCCGCTGCACCCGGGAAAGCGCCGCCCGCCTGAGCAGTTCCTCGTGCTCGGCGAGGCGCTGCATCCGCTCATGGATCCGGCGTGTGAGCCGCCGGGGGTGCATGCGCGCCCGCAGGTCCTCAACCTCACGCCCTGCGGCATCGATGCGGTGGGAGAGGAGCGCCCCCATCCTCTCCTCGTATCCGGCGAGGTCCCTGAGCACCTCCCGGCGGTCGGGCACAGCCCGTTCGGCAGCCGCCGACGGCGTCGGCGCCCTGAGGTCAGCGGCAAAATCGCAGAGCGCGGTATCCACCTCGTGCCCGACGGCGCTGATCACCGGGGTCCTGCAGCGAGCGACGGCCCGCACGACGTCCGGGTGGTTGAAGGGGAAGAGGTCCTCGAAACTCCCGCCCCCGCGGCCGACGATGATCACGTCCACGAGCCCGTCGACCCGCTGGATCGCTTCCGTGATCTCGGTATGCGCCCCCTCGCCCTGGACGGCAGTCGGTGAGAGGACCACTTCCGCGGCCGGATACCGCCGGGAGATGACCGAGAGGATATCCTTCAGCGCCGCGCCGGTCGGGGAGGTAACCACACCGACCCGGTGCGGGAATGCGGGCAGGGGTCGTCTTCGTTCCGGGGAGAAGAGCCCTTCGGCATCGAGTTCCCGTTTCCAGCGCTCCACCATCAGGTGGCGCTCGCCGCGGCCTGCCGGGAGCATCTCCCTGACAATCAGCTGGTACCTGCCGTGGGGCTCGTAGACCTCCACCGTTCCCCAGGCGAGGACGTCCATACCGTTCTTCGGCGTAAATTCGAGCCCCGAGGCGTAGGTGCGCCACATGACGCAGTTGATCAGCGCCGAACTTCTCCCGTTCTGCTCCGAAAGCGAGAAGTAGCGGTGACCGGAGGCATGGTCCTTATAGTTGGTCATCTCCCCCCGCACCCAGATCTGGTGCAGGCGCATGTCGTCGAGGAGGTCGCAGATAAGCCCGGAGACCTCTGAAACCCCGAGAATCGGAGTCCCAAAGAGGTCCGGACTGCCGGAAGGACCGCGCATAACAATCACAATCTATTAGACCGATCGTTTATATCAACTACTCTTATGGGTCGAATCGCCGTCTCGACAATGTTCTTCCACGAGTACCCGTGCGACTACATCTTTGACTACGTCGCCGAGGCCGGGCTTGACAGTCTCGAGTTTTGGGTCGAGACGCCGCACTTCTGGCTTCGCGGCCTCCCTGAGGACGACCTTGTACGGTGTATCGCCGACCACCCGGAACTCTCGCCGATCACCGTTCACGCACCGTCGCTCGACTTAAACCCCTGCTCCATCAACCCGAAGGTCGCCGGGATATCGGTCGACTACGCCATCGAGGCGGTCAGGATGGCGGACCGGGTCGGTGCCGACGTGATCACCGTCCATCCCGGCCGGCGGACCGCAAAACGCCACCCGAGCGCCTACGACTTCCGGCGGTTCGAAGAGTACATCGACCGGCTCCGGGAAGCCGCAGGGCAGACGCGGGTGCGGGTGGCGATCGAGAACCTGGAACCCCGGGTCAACGCCCTCCTCTCCATGGCGGACGACGCGGCTGAGGTGCTCGAGCAGGAGCCCTGGCTCTGGTTCACGCTGGATATGGGGCACGCCATGATGACATCCTGCGACGAAGTGATCCGGTTCATCGACCTCTGCATAGACCGGATGGCAAACATCCACGTCAGCGCAATCGGGGGAAACGGGCGGCCCCACCACCCCATCCACGACGACCCCTCTGCTACCCGAGTACTTGCGGAACTTGCCGACCGTGGCTACGACGGATACCTCACCCTGGAACTTGAGGATATGGTATTTCCAGGCTCTCTCTCCTCAGAAGAGAAGATTGTGCTCTTGATGCGGGAATTGGAGGCATTGGATGCGATATTCTCCTGAAGCGCTGGTTTTATAATCTCTGCCCACAACATAATTCATATATCCTCAACAATTAATCAGATATTAGATGCAGCCGTTCACTGCGGCGTGGAGTAAATGGTAATCATAGACCTAGTAACCGTAGAGATCATATTATTTTTCATCTGTTTGCTCCTATCGGGCTTCTTCTCAAGTTCTGAAGTCGCTCTCATATCGATAACCCGGGCGAAAGTCCATGCACTCCTCAACCAGGGGCGAAAAGGAGCAGAAGCGCTCGACATCCTGAAACGGTCGACCGATACCGTCCTGATCACCATCCTCATCGGGAACAATATCGTCAACATCGCCGCAGCATCACTCGCGACCGCTATTGCCATCGGCATCTACGGCGACGTCGGTATCGGGATAGCGACCGGTGTTACGGTCATCCTGATGCTGATCTTCGGCGAGATCGGGCCGAAGATGTATGCATCCCGGCACACCGAGGAACTTGCGCTCCGCGTCGCCCTGCCCATCCTCTACCTCTCAAAGGTGATCTACCCGGTGCTCTGGGTCTCAGACCATATCAAGCAGCAGTTCGCCTTCAGGCCGGAGGTGACCGAACCGGTCGTCACAGAAGAGGAGATCAAGGAGTGGATCGACGTCGGCGAGGAGGAGGGAACAATCGAGGAACAGGAGCGGGAGATGCTCTACTCGGTGTTGCGCTTCGGCGACACGACAGTTCGCGAGGTGATGACGCCCCGTGTCGACGTCGTTATGATCGAAGATACAAGCACCCTCGAAAACGCCCTCTCCATCTTCAACGAGACCGGTTTTTCCCGGATCCCGGTCTACCATGAGCAGATTGATAACGTCGTCGGGCTCTTAAACATCAAGGACATCTTTGCGGCTGCCTTTCGCCAGCAGATGGACGTGACGATCAAAGACCTGATGTACGAGCCCTGTTTTGTCCCGGAGAGCAAGAAGATCGACGAACTCTTAAAAGAACTCCAGGTGATGAAACAGCATATGGCGGTCGTCCTCGACGAGTACGGATCGTTTGCCGGTATCGTGACGGTCGAGGATATGCTCGAAGAACTGGTGGGCGAGATCATGGACGAGTTCGATGAGGAGGAGCCCGAGGTGCAGAAGATCGGGGAGGGTGTCTACCTGGTCGACGCACAGGCGTGGGTGGGACACCTCAACGAGGATCTGAACCTCAGCCTCCCGGAGACGGACTCGTATGAGACCATTGGCGGCCTGGTCATCGACCGGCTGGGACATATCCCCCGCCGTGGTGAGGTGGCCAGGATCGATGAGAGCAACATCAAACTGGTGGTGACGCAGATGCAGGGCCGGCGGATTGTCAAGGTGAAACTGGTCATCACCCCCCCGGTCGTGCCGGAGGAGTCCGGATGAGGAAAAGACCCATGGATCCAGAGATACCTGTTTGCAGAAAAAGGATTGCAGTGCTCGCCTCGGGGAGAGGATCAAACTTTCAGGCAGTGATCGACGCCATCGCGGCCGGGGATATCCCGGCGGTCTGTGTCGGCCTCGTCACCGACAACCCCGGTGCATACGCAATAGAGCGGGCCAGGGCCGCCGGCATCCCGGTGACGGTCGTCGAGTATGCGCGGTTCCCCTCGAAGGCCGCCTACGAAGAGGCACTGCTTGCGGCGATGCGGAACTGTCGTGCCGACCTCTTTGTCCTCGCCGGTTACATGCGGATCCTCGGGTCCGCCATCGTGCACGAGTTCTCGGGCCGGATGATGAACATCCACCCCGCCCTGCTCCCGGCGTTCGCCGGCCTGCACGCGCAGAGGCAGGCGATCGAGTACGGGGTGAAGGTCGCGGGCTGCACCGTCCACCTCGTGGATGAAGGGATGGATACCGGCCCCATCGTCGTCCAGCGGTGCGTGCCGATCCTCCCGGGCGACGACGAATCAATGCTTGCCGACCGGATCCTCATCGAGGAGCACGAAGCCCTCCCGCTCGCCGTGAAACTCTTCTGCGAAGAACGCCTTGAGGTCACCGGGCGGCGGGTGCGGATCCGCTGACCCCGGACATCAAAATCTTATACTCTTCCGCCTCCAATCTCAAGACCTACTATCTCGATGGAACGGATCGCACCATGGCAGATACAACACGAAAAACAGGCTCCCGGAGGCTCGCACGCGAGAGGATCGAGATCCTCTTCGCGCGTGCTGCGGAGTTCTACCCTGAAAACCCCGTGTGGAGCAACCGCTGTGTGGAACTGGCGCGAAAGATCGGCATGCGTCACCGGATACGGATAGACCGGCACCTGAGGCGCCAGTTCTGCCGCCGGTGCAATGCCTACCTGGTCCCGGGGTCGAACGCGCGGGTCAGGATCCACCGGGGATATGTGATCGTCACCTGCCTTGCCTGTGGGCACCGGTCACGGTACCCGGTCGGGAGGCCTCGATCGTGAGGAAAGAATCGTTCCAGGACCTCAAGCCCACCATCTGGATCGGGAAGCGGGGTGCAACGAGCGTCATGATCGATGAGATCCGGCGCCAGCTCAAGAGCCGTAAGATCGTCAAGGTCAGGTGGCTCCGGAATACGGAGGTCGATCCTGAGAGTATAGCGGCATCGGCCGGTGCTGACCTCCTGGAGGTCCGGGGGCGGACACTCGTCCTCGCGGAGCGGCGGAGCCGATCGCCCGGCCGGGATTCTCGAAATATATAAAACATCACTGGACGAATATGTAAAGACTGTTAGCGATAGAGAGGTTCATCTATGACGACTGTATATGACATCCCCGCCGATATCCTTATCCGGCAGGTGGCAGAAGAACTCAAGAAAAACCCGCAGATTCAGCCCCCGGACTGGGCCGCTTTTGCGAAGACGGGGGTACACAAAGAGATGCCTCCCGAGAATGACGACTGGTGGTACGTGCGTGCGGCGTCGGTCTTCCGGCGTGTCTATATCGACGGTCCGGTCGGAACCCAGAAGATGCGCTCAATCTACGGCGGCAAGCGTAACCGGGGTTCGGCCCCGGGGCAGTTCCGGCGGGGAAGCGGTTCGATCATCAGGAAGGTTCTTCAACAGCTCGAGGCGGCCGGATACGTCTCCCACACCAGTGAGGGACGCACGGTCACTGCGGCCGGCAGGTCGTTCCTCGACAACGTCGCGCACGGCCTGAAGGCCGAGGCCGCCGGGACTGCACCGGGACTTGCGAAATACTAATCTAATGGAGGTATGACTGATGGTAGATGACGAACTCGCGGAAATCCGCCGCCGGAGGATGGAACAGCTGCAGCGGCAGGCGATGGACCAGCAGGCTGTGGAAGAAGAGGCTTTGCGCCAGCAGCAGATCGAATCACAGATCCGCCTCGCGCTCATGGAGATCCTCGAGCCTGAAGCGAGGGAGAGGCTCAATACCATCAAGTTGACCCGGCCGGAGTTTGCGAAAGCGGTTGAGCAGCAGCTTGTGATGCTGGCCCAGGGCGGGAGGATCCGGCAGCGGATCACCGACGACCAGCTCAAGAGCCTGCTTGTGCAGTTGACGCCGTCAAAGAAAGAGTTCAGGATTACACGGAAATAATGGAAGCAGGTGTGCTCTTCTCGGGAGGGAAAGACAGCGCGCTGGCGGCGATCCTGCTTGCGCGTGATTACGGCGTGGAGTTGAATACCTGTGTCTTCGACCCCAACCGGAAGGTTCCGGCGGTGCAGGCCGCGGCGGCCGCCCTGAACCTCCCCCTCCGCATAAGGGTGCTCGGGAATGACCTCCTTGAGGAGGCCGTCGACCTGCTTCTGTCGTGTGGTTATCCAAACGACGCGATCAGCATGATCCACCGGGCGGCTGTCGAGACCCTCGCGGCTGAGTATGCGGTTGTCGGTGACGGCACCCGCCGGGACGACCGTGTCCCCAGGCTCGAGCGGTCCGAGGTGCAGCACCTGGAGACAACCACCGGTTGCTCCTATGTCAGGCCGCTGCTTGGCTACGGAAAACCGGAGGTGGAGCGCCTTGCAGGAAGGCTGCTTGTGGTGCAGTACGGGGAGACAGGCAGTATCGGGAACGGCGACTACGAGCAGGAGATCCGGGGGGCTATCTGTGCCCGCGGTATCGATCCGGCATCGTTCTTCCCTCCCAACCACCTGCAGTCGCTGGTGGTCGGCAGGAAGGAGACCTGAAATATTGCGAGAGTGAGTTATGAGCAAGGTAGTGAAGGGCCGGAAGATCCGGCTGGCAAAGGCATGCGAGCAGAACCGCCGCGTGCCGGCATGGGTGATGATCAGGACCAAACGTGCGGTTGCGTCGCATCCGAAACGGCGCAACTGGAGACGGAGTACCTTAAAGGTGTAGGGTTATGGCAGAGGCATTAAAGGAGCATATCTATATCATACCTCTCCGTGAGGTGAAGCGTGCGCCCCGGTGGAAGCGGGGTAACACTGCTATCAAGGATATCAGGGCGTTTCTCGAACGGCACATGAAGAGCGAGGACGTCAAACTGGACCGAAGCATCAATGAGAAGGTCTGGGAGAACGGCAGTGGAAAGCCCCCGCGAAAGATTCGCGTCCGCGCGATGAAGTTCGAGGACGGGCAGGTCCAGGCCGAGCTCGCTGAGGAGTGAAATGACAGGGACGATCGATCTTTCCGGTGATCCAAACATCGGTGTGTACGCCCGCGTCTTTGAGGACGTGGCGATCGTGTACCCCGGGGCTCCCCGGGAATTCACCGACGCTCTCGCGGAGGAGCTCGATGTCGAGATCGTGGTCACCTCCATCCAGGGAAGCGCCATCATCGGTTCGCTTGTTGCGGGAAACAGTCAGGGCCTGGTCGTCAGCGGTCTTGCCGCCGCCGACGAGGTGGCTGCCCTCGAGGAGTACCGGGATGTTCTCCTGTTTGAGGGGTCCATGAACGCGGCAGGCAACGTCATCCTCGCCAACGACTATGTCGCCGCTGTCCATCCCGATATGGAGATCGACGTCGCTGAAGAGATCGGGTCGTTCCTCTCAGTGCCGGTGGTCAGGCTCTCGCTTGGAGGCATCAAGACCGTCGGCATGGCCGGATACGCAACGAACAGGGGGATCCTTGTTCACCCGCGGGCCAACGAGACGGAGGTCGCCACCCTTGAGCGGGTCGTCGACCTTCCTATCGGCCTTGGTTCGGTGAACATGGGCAGCGGCCTCGTCGGCACCGGAGTCCTTGCGAACAGCAAGGGATACATTGCAGGGTCCTTCACGAGCGGGTTTGAGCTGGGACGAATAGAAGAAGTCTTTGGGTTTTTGGAGTGAGTGAGTCATGGAGAACCAGACGTTTGAAGTTGTGGGCGCGTGTATGATCAAGAACGAGTGGAAACCCTACCGGAAGGTAGTCGCGGCCCCGAACGAGAACCAGGCAAAAGAGCGGGTTTTCGCGGATATCGGGAGCAAACACCGCCTGAAGAGAAGTTATATCACCATCGAGTCGGTTAACGTAGTAGCTGGTGAATAACGTGGAGCAGGTAGATCCTCGCGAGATACAGACCCTCCAGATGTACTTGAACGAGTACGGGCAGCAGATAGAGATCCTGACGCAACAGCTCGGGATGATCGAGCAGCAGCGCCTTGAATCTGCTGCCGCAATCGAGTCCATCAGGGCTATCCAGGAGAATGAGGACGGGGTCGTCCTTCTTCCCATCGGGGGCGGCGCTCTCCTCAGGGTGAAGGTGCTCGATCGCGGACATGTTCTGGTGAACCTCGGGGCCGACGTCTCTGTCGAACGGGCCAGCGCCGATGCGGTGGAGTATCTCGAGGATCGGATAACAGAACTTGAAGCGCTGGGCAAGAAGGTCGCAGGCTCCATCGAGCAGTTGCAGGGACAGGCAACGCAGATCTCGCGGCGCCTCGAAGCTGCCTACCAGGTGGCCCGACAGGCCCAGGCAGGCCAGAGCGGATCCTGATGTTTGATTCCTTAAAGAAAAAACTTCAGAATATAAGGACTAAATTCACCTCGAATATCGAGGAGGCTGCCGGAGCCGAACCGGCTCCACCGGCAGCGGAGCAACTGCCGGAGCCGGAACCCTCTTTAGTCCCGGCCCCTCCAGAGGAGGAAACGGCCCGGGAGGGGCGGGATGAGCCTACGTTCCTCAACAAGCTGAGAGTTCTTGTCCGGGACCGTGAGGTCCTCCTTGA is a genomic window of Methanoculleus bourgensis MS2 containing:
- the pfdA gene encoding prefoldin subunit alpha — translated: MEQVDPREIQTLQMYLNEYGQQIEILTQQLGMIEQQRLESAAAIESIRAIQENEDGVVLLPIGGGALLRVKVLDRGHVLVNLGADVSVERASADAVEYLEDRITELEALGKKVAGSIEQLQGQATQISRRLEAAYQVARQAQAGQSGS
- the rpl18a gene encoding 50S ribosomal protein L18Ae, coding for MENQTFEVVGACMIKNEWKPYRKVVAAPNENQAKERVFADIGSKHRLKRSYITIESVNVVAGE